A genomic stretch from Gammaproteobacteria bacterium includes:
- a CDS encoding hemolysin III family protein: protein MTDRDEELEMQKMNREIRAEHPRWPRHEVVNVITHFLGFLLAVGSVPVLITLAAMNGNVVHVTTMSVYSASLILLYLVSTLYHAAPPGRVKEVLQAVDHMAIYLLIAGTYTPFLLISMADNWGWPLFFVLWSLAAIGIGLKVFFTDRFDLVSTLAYIAMGWAGLAAIIPMYESLPFVSFVLVLSGGLAYTLGVVFYLWEELPHHHGIWHLFCIGGSVCHFIGVFWLIP from the coding sequence GTGACCGACCGCGACGAAGAACTCGAGATGCAGAAGATGAACCGCGAGATTCGCGCCGAGCATCCGCGCTGGCCACGACACGAGGTCGTCAACGTCATCACCCATTTCCTCGGGTTCCTGCTGGCGGTGGGCAGCGTGCCCGTGCTGATCACCCTGGCGGCGATGAACGGCAATGTCGTTCACGTGACCACCATGAGCGTGTATTCGGCCTCATTGATTCTTCTCTACCTGGTGTCCACGCTCTACCATGCCGCGCCGCCGGGGCGGGTGAAGGAGGTGCTGCAGGCCGTCGACCACATGGCCATCTATCTCTTGATCGCGGGCACCTACACGCCCTTCCTGCTGATCAGCATGGCCGACAACTGGGGCTGGCCGCTGTTCTTCGTGCTGTGGTCACTTGCTGCGATCGGCATCGGATTGAAAGTGTTCTTCACCGATCGCTTCGACCTCGTTTCGACGCTGGCCTACATTGCCATGGGCTGGGCGGGCCTTGCCGCGATCATCCCGATGTACGAATCCCTGCCCTTCGTGTCCTTCGTGCTGGTGCTGTCTGGCGGGCTGGCCTACACGCTCGGCGTGGTGTTCTATCTCTGGGAAGAGCTGCCGCACCACCATGGCATCTGGCACCTGTTCTGCATCGGCGGCAGCGTCTGCCATTTCATCGGCGTGTTCTGGCTGATTCCATAA